A single region of the Kwoniella botswanensis chromosome 1, complete sequence genome encodes:
- a CDS encoding potassium/sodium efflux P-type ATPase, fungal-type produces the protein MLANAWTFTPEDALAYFGTNAETGLTEEQVKRNREAYGENSLPESPPTSLFKLIIAQFKDQLVLILLGSAVVSFVLALFEDVSEPGGSWLTAFVEPSVILLILIANATVGVVQETNAEKAIDALREYSPDEASVIRSGRLAKVPASELVPGDIISVHVGDRIPADCRILSFSSSSFRVDQAMLTGESMSVGKSEGVVKDQAAVKQDMVNMLFSGTTVVNGAAKAVVALTGSRTAIGAIHSSISKDDEEEEKTPLKRKLDDFGDQLAKVISVICILVWLVNIRHFNDPSHHGWLSGAIYYLKIAVALAVAAIPEGLAAVITACLALGTKKMAKRGAIVRNLPSVETLGCTNVICSDKTGTLTTNQMSVARFLTCDGAGFAEYQVGGTTFAPTGSITTLDGQQAEKTAVRTAPVNKLVEISAICNDAKIAYHAESDTYTNVGEPTEAALKVLVEKLASDSDSFNTGLANLGPQARATAVNDHYETRVKRVLTFEFTRDRKSMSVLAQSPSGTSLLVKGAPESVIERCSKVVLPSGVSELTSELRTKLAEKQLEYGHKGLRTLALAYVDESDNDVSHYKTNSAEDYVKFERDMTFVGLVGMLDPPRPEVRDAIAKCRTAGIRTIVITGDNKNTAETICREIGVFGKDEDLTGKSYTGKELDALSQEEKILAVQRASLFSRTEPTHKSQLVDLLQGLGLVVAMTGDGVNDAPALKKADIGIAMGSGTDVAKLAADMVLATDNFATIEKAVEEGRAIYNNTKQFIRYLISSNIGEVVSIFLTVLLGMPEALIPVQLLWVNLITDGLPATALGFNPPDHQIMRTPPRSSKEPLVGGWLFFRYMVIGTYVGAATVFGYAWWFMFYSAGPQISFHELTHFHQCSSAFPHLDCSMFTGLPSMRATTVSLSILVVIEMFNACNSLSENESLFVLPLWTNPYLVASIALSMALHFMILYVPFFRTMFRITALNREEWIAVLVISAPVIVMDEVLKWISMVMNKDGSRKVKKD, from the exons ATGTTGGCGAATGCTTGGACGTTCACACCGGAAGATGCCCTCGCGTACTTCGGGACCAACGCTGAGACTGGTTTAACAgaagagcaggtgaagaggaatagGGAGGCTTACGGAGAGaact CCCTACCAGAATCACCCCCCACTTCCCTCTTCAAGCTCATCATTGCTCAATTCAAAGATCAACTAGTCCTTATCCTCCTCGGTTCAGCAGTCGTATCATTCGTTTTAGCACTCTTTGAAGATGTATCGGAACCTGGAGGATCATGGTTGACAGCTTTCGTGGAACCTTCTGTCatcttgttgatattgatcgCCAACGCTACAGTCGGTGTGGTGCAGGAAACCAATGCTGAAAAGGCTATTGAT GCACTTAGAGAGTATTCTCCAGATGAAGCTTCGGTGATACGTTCCGGACGATTAGCCAAAGTACCCGCTTCCGAACTCGTACCAGGAGATATCATTTCCGTCCACGTCGGTGATCGTATACCCGCCGACTGTCGAATATTgtccttctcatcatcatcattccgAGTCGACCAAGCTATGTTAACGGGAGAATCAATGTCTGTTGGTAAATCCGAGGGAGTCGTCAAAGATCAAGCTGCCGTCAAGCAAGATATGGTCAATATGCTTTTCTCCGGAACGACTGTTGTCAACGGTGCGGCGAAAGCTGTAGTCGCTTTAACTGGTTCAAGAACAGCCATTGGTGCTATCCATTCGAGTATCTCCAaggacgacgaagaggaagagaagacTCCATTGAAACGAAAgttggatgatttcggagATCAACTCGCCAAGGTCATCTCGGTGATCTGTATTCTCGTCTGGCTAGTTAATATCCGTCATTTCAATGATCCAAGTCATCATGGTTGGCTCAGCGGTGCTATCTACTACCTCAAGATTGCTGTCGCCCTTGCAGTCGCCGCTATCCCCGAAGGTCTCGCTGCTGTCATTACCGCTTGTCTCGCTTTAGGAACTAAGAAGATGGCTAAAAGAGGTGCTATCGTTAGGAATTTGCCTAGTGTAGAGACTTTGGGTTGTACAAATGTCATTTGTTCAGATAAGactg GTACTCTCACCACCAATCAAATGAGTGTCGCTCGATTCCTCACTTGTGATGGTGCTGGTTTTGCCGAATACCAAGTTGGCGGTACGACTTTCGCTCCTACTGGCTCTATCACTACTCTTGATGGTCAACAAGCCGAGAAGACTGCTGTGAGAACCGCTCCTGTCAACAAGCTTGTCGAGATTAGTGCTATCTGCAATGATGCCAAGATCGCTTATCATGCT GAATCTGATACATACACAAACGTTGGTGAACCTACCGAGGCTGCTCTCAAAGTCCTTGTCGAAAAGCTCGCTTCTGATTCCGATTCGTTCAACACTGGTCTTGCCAATCTTGGCCCTCAAGCTCGAGCTACTGCTGTCAACGATCACTACGAAACCCGAGTCAAGCGAGTATTGACCTTTGAATTTACTCGTGATCGAAAATCCATGTCTGTCCTCGCCCAATCTCCCTCCGGTACCTCACTTCTCGTCAAAGGTGCACCTGAATCTGTCATTGAAAGATGCAGCAAGGTCGTCCTCCCTTCCGGTGTAtccgaactcacctctgagCTTCGAACCAAGCTCGCTGAGAAACAACTCGAATACGGTCACAAAGGTCTTCGAACTCTCGCTCTCGCCTATGTCGACGAATCTGATAACGATGTTTCCCACTACAAGACCAACTCTGCTGAGGATTATGTGAAATTCGAAAGGGATATGACTTTTGTCGGACTGGTAGGAATGCTCGACCCACCTCGACCCGAGGTCAGAGATGCCATTGCGAAATGTCGAACTGCCGGAATCAGAaccatcgtcatcactgGAGATAACAAGAACACGGCTGAGACGATCTGCAGAGAGATTGGCGTCTTtggtaaagatgaagatttaACTGGTAAATCGTACACTGGAAAAGAGCTTGATGCGTTAtcacaagaagagaagatcctAGCTGTTCAAAGGGCCTCTTTGTTCTCAAGAACCGAACCTACACATAAATCTCAACTGGTCGATTTGCTCCAAGGTTTAGGTCTGGTAGTAGCCATGACAGGAGATGGAGTAAATGATGCTCCCGCATTGAAGAAAGCGGATATCGGAATTGCCATGGGTTCAGGAACAGACGTAGCGAAACTCGCTGCTGATATGGTATTGGCCACCGATAATTTCGCAACTATTGAGAAAGCCgttgaagaaggtcgagCAATTTATAACAATACCAAACAATTCATCCGATATTTGATCTCGTCAAATATCGGTGAAGTAGtatcgatcttcttgactgtCTTACTTGGGATGCCGGAAGCGTTAATCCCCGTTCAACTTCTTTGGGTCAACCTGATCACGGATGGTTTACCAGCTACTGCATTGGGATTTAATCCTCCAGATCATCAGATTATGCGAACTCCACCTAGATCATCGAAGGAACCTTTGGTCGGAGGATGGCTGTTCTTTAGATATATGGTGATTGGGACGTATGTCGGTGCGGCAACGGTATTTGGATATGCGTGGTGGTTCATGTTTTACTCTGCTGGTCCACAGATCAGTTTCCACGAATTG ACTCATTTCCATCAATGTTCTTCTGCCTTCCCTCACCTCGATTGTTCGATGTTCACCGGTCTCCCCTCCATGCGAGCAACGACCGTCTCACTTTCGATTTTAGTTGTAATCGAAATGTTCAACGCTTGTAATTCTTTATCGGAGAACGAATCACTGTTCGTATTGCCATTATGGACCAACCCTTACCTCGTCGCTTCAATTGCTCTCTCAATGGCATTACACTTCATGATTCTCTATGTACCATTCTTCCGAACCATGTTTAGGATCACCGCATTGAACAGGGAAGAATGGATCGCGGTTTTGGTGATCTCAGCTCCTGTCATcgtgatggatgaggtgtTGAAGTGGATCAGTATGGTGATGAACAAGGATGGAAGTAGGAAGGTTAAGAAGGATTAA
- a CDS encoding 4-hydroxybenzoate polyprenyl transferase — MLPSLTRCSTSRSFQKSFFNPSFRPTFASSSRLTRPSSSSSIRLLSTTRPSFDTNTNIPSSPSQITRKDSNAPHPSVTSEIIHPQSPLSEPAPKSILDNLPRWASPAKPYLALTRIDKPIGTLLLFWPCTWSITMASTLLHLPITTPLFYISLFGLGALIMRGAGCTINDMWDAKMDAKVDRTKSRPLASGDVTQFQALSFLGLQLSAGLAVLTQLNWYSIVLGASSLSLVVLYPFMKRITYYPQVVFGMTFNWGIFLGWSAVAGVTDWTITAPMYLGGIAWGIAYDLIYAHQDKLDDVKAGVKSMALRFPDNSRTVISVLYTTFVSMLTLTGHLAGMGPLYYMISCGATAAHLAWQTITVNFDDRADCWRKFCSNGYITGGLVWLGIAAEYVQNVLLI, encoded by the exons ATGCTACCCTCATTAACAAGGTGCTCTACCAGTCGTTCTTTCCAAaaatcattcttcaacccATCTTTCCGCCCGACCTTCGCGTCCAGCTCTAGATTAACACGaccctcgtcatcatcctcaatacGACTCTTGTCGACCACTCGTCCATCATTCgacaccaacaccaacattccttcttccccatcaCAGATTACCCGAAAGGATTCCAATGCACCTCATCCCTCAGTAACATCTgaaatcatccatcctcagTCTCCCCTCAGCGAACCTGCACCTAAAAGTATTTTGGACAATTTACCGAGATGGGCATCACCCGCTAAGCCTTATTTGGCGTTGACGAGGATAGATAAACCCATAGGGACGCTGTTATTGTTTTGGCCATGCA CCTGGTCAATAACGATGGCTTCcaccctcctccaccttcccATCACCACACCATTGTTCTACATCAGCTTATTCGGATTGGGAGCGTTGATCATGCGGGGAGCAGGATGTACGATCAATGATATGTGGGATGCCAAGATGGATGCAAAAGTGG ACCGTACGAAATCACGACCTTTAGCTTCTGGAGACGTCACGCAGTTCCAGGCATTGTCATTTTTGGGTTTACAATTATCAGCTGGGTTGGCTGTGCTCACTCAGCTGAATTGGTATTC AATTGTCCTGGGGGCGTCATCGTTATCTTTAGTCGTGTTATACCCTTTCATGAAGAGGATAACGTATTATCCTCAAGTTGTATTTG GAATGACATTCAACTGGGGTATTTTCCTCGGTTGGTCAGCCGTAGCCGGCGTAACAGATTGGACGATTACTGCTCCGATGTATCTCGGTGGTATAGCCTGGGGAATAGCATATGATCTGATATACGCTCATCAG GACAAGTTGGACGATGTAAAAGCAGGTGTAAAATCCATGGCACTTCGATTCCCCGATAACTCCCGTACAGTGATTTCAGTACTTTACACCACCTTCGTATCGATGTTAACCCTCACAGGTCACCTCGCGGGGATGGGTCCATTATATTATATGATTTCATGTGGAGCTACAGCAGCTCATTTGGCTTGGCAGACTATAACTGTCAATTTTGATGATAGGGCGGATTGCTGGAGGAAGTTCTGCTCGAATGGGTATATCACCGGTGGACTTGTTTGGTTGGGTATTGCGGCGGAGTATGTGCAGAATGTTTTGTTGATTTAG